In the Sphingomonas sp. LM7 genome, one interval contains:
- a CDS encoding AglZ/HisF2 family acetamidino modification protein yields MLTHRVIPCLLLSESRGGLVKTMKFGKPKYVGDPINAVKIFNEKEVDELMILDIDATRENRGPDFDLIEQLASECFMPLCYGGGIRTAEEALKLFSLGVEKVSLQSAVARNPGIVREIADHAGEQAVVVSIDVKRGWLGKLQAFSATGVKPGQSDWRQAVRDAVANGAGEILLNAVDRDGTLAGPDLELIREASQIADVPLVAVGGISSLADIKAATDAGASAVAAGAYFVFQGPHRAVLITYPQYDQLRALWSDAE; encoded by the coding sequence ATGCTGACTCATCGCGTCATTCCCTGCTTGCTGCTCAGCGAAAGCCGGGGCGGCCTCGTAAAGACGATGAAGTTCGGCAAGCCGAAATATGTCGGCGACCCGATCAACGCCGTGAAAATCTTCAACGAGAAGGAAGTCGACGAGCTGATGATACTCGACATCGACGCTACGCGGGAGAACCGCGGGCCCGATTTCGATCTCATCGAACAGCTTGCGAGCGAATGCTTCATGCCGCTCTGCTATGGCGGCGGCATCCGCACCGCCGAGGAGGCGCTGAAGCTGTTCAGCCTCGGCGTCGAGAAGGTCTCGCTGCAGAGCGCCGTCGCGCGCAACCCGGGAATCGTGCGCGAAATCGCCGATCATGCCGGGGAACAGGCGGTGGTGGTCTCGATCGACGTAAAGCGCGGCTGGCTGGGCAAGCTGCAGGCGTTCAGCGCCACCGGGGTAAAGCCGGGTCAGAGCGACTGGCGCCAGGCCGTGCGCGACGCCGTCGCCAATGGTGCTGGCGAGATCCTGCTCAATGCCGTGGATCGCGACGGGACGCTTGCCGGGCCCGACCTGGAGCTGATCCGCGAGGCGAGCCAGATCGCGGACGTGCCGCTGGTGGCGGTCGGCGGCATTTCGTCACTGGCCGATATCAAGGCTGCCACCGACGCCGGCGCCAGTGCGGTTGCCGCGGGCGCATATTTCGTATTTCAGGGCCCGCACCGCGCCGTGCTCATCACCTATCCCCAATATGACCAACTACGCGCGCTTTGGAGTGATGCCGAGTGA
- the hisH gene encoding imidazole glycerol phosphate synthase subunit HisH — protein sequence MDVTIVDCGIGNIKSVQRMFQAADGSADIVSDPAALHDCKRVVIPGVGAFDAGMAKLNQGWIEPLNRLALERKIPILGICLGMQLLCRRSEEGVTPGLGWIEADVIKIDTGGHRELKIPHMGWSVVTAARPNPLISSDEGEQRFYHVHKYRAVCDSAENVLATADYGTTFTTAVHRDNIYGVQFHPEKSHRFGLALMRRFLAMPC from the coding sequence ATGGACGTGACTATTGTCGATTGCGGGATCGGCAACATCAAGTCGGTCCAGCGCATGTTCCAGGCAGCCGACGGCAGCGCGGACATCGTCAGCGACCCCGCGGCGCTGCACGACTGCAAGCGCGTGGTTATCCCCGGCGTCGGCGCCTTCGACGCGGGGATGGCGAAGCTCAACCAGGGCTGGATCGAGCCGCTCAACCGGCTCGCGCTGGAGCGCAAGATCCCTATTCTCGGCATCTGCCTGGGCATGCAACTCCTGTGCCGCCGCAGTGAAGAGGGCGTGACGCCGGGACTGGGCTGGATCGAGGCCGATGTAATCAAGATCGACACCGGCGGGCATCGCGAGCTGAAGATCCCGCACATGGGCTGGTCGGTGGTGACTGCCGCCAGGCCAAACCCGTTAATCTCCTCGGACGAAGGCGAGCAGCGTTTCTATCACGTCCACAAATACCGCGCCGTCTGCGATAGTGCCGAAAACGTGCTCGCCACCGCCGACTATGGCACGACCTTCACTACCGCCGTCCACCGCGACAACATCTACGGGGTCCAGTTCCACCCCGAGAAGAGCCATCGTTTCGGGCTGGCGCTGATGCGGCGTTTCCTGGCGATGCCATGCTGA
- a CDS encoding serine O-acetyltransferase, translating into MIDSRASLKAYICADFASMGVRPGARTLLLDPVARFTLAMRVYEYLLNTGKPALVRIPFLLLFRRMSVRLGFSLGPNIFGPGVAIVHYGLLVIDPTTRIGKNCRIHMGAHIGGAAQFVEPGEEHKYSPRIGDNVYIGPGAKLYGPIRIGDNCVIGANAVVTRSFEEPGLTLAGVPAKVIAQGGAGERVLKGA; encoded by the coding sequence GTGATCGACAGCCGGGCGAGCCTGAAAGCCTATATCTGCGCCGATTTCGCCAGCATGGGCGTGCGGCCCGGCGCGCGCACCTTGTTGCTCGATCCGGTGGCGCGCTTCACGCTGGCGATGCGGGTCTATGAGTATCTGCTCAACACCGGAAAGCCCGCGTTGGTCCGCATCCCGTTCCTGCTGCTGTTCCGGCGGATGTCGGTGCGGCTGGGGTTCAGCCTCGGCCCGAACATCTTCGGACCGGGGGTGGCGATCGTCCATTACGGTCTGCTGGTGATCGATCCGACCACGCGGATCGGCAAGAATTGCCGGATCCACATGGGTGCGCATATCGGCGGTGCGGCGCAGTTCGTGGAGCCGGGCGAAGAGCACAAATACTCGCCGCGAATCGGCGACAACGTCTATATCGGCCCCGGCGCGAAGCTCTATGGTCCGATCCGGATCGGCGACAATTGCGTGATCGGCGCCAACGCCGTCGTCACCAGATCGTTCGAGGAGCCCGGGCTGACACTGGCGGGGGTGCCCGCCAAGGTGATCGCCCAAGGCGGGGCAGGGGAACGCGTGCTGAAGGGCGCCTAG
- a CDS encoding acyltransferase, with translation MSYTKHDSAIVDDGAQIGDGSRVWHFVHVCAGARIGAGVSLGQNVFVGNDVVIGDGCKVQNNVSVYDGVRLAEGVFCGPSMVFTNVYNPRSLIVRKDEYRQTQVGRGATLGANCTVVCGVTIGEFAFVAAGAVVNRDVKPFALIAGVPGHQIGWMSRHGERLALPVQGSGNETCPHTGDVYQLTDGMLTLAA, from the coding sequence ATGAGCTACACCAAGCACGATAGCGCGATCGTCGATGATGGCGCCCAGATCGGCGACGGCTCGCGGGTCTGGCATTTCGTCCATGTCTGCGCCGGCGCCCGGATTGGTGCGGGCGTATCGCTGGGGCAGAATGTGTTCGTCGGGAACGACGTAGTGATCGGCGACGGCTGCAAGGTGCAGAACAACGTCTCGGTCTATGATGGCGTGCGGCTGGCTGAGGGCGTGTTCTGCGGTCCGAGCATGGTCTTCACCAATGTCTACAACCCGCGCTCGCTGATCGTCCGCAAGGATGAATACCGGCAGACCCAGGTCGGGCGTGGCGCCACGCTGGGCGCCAATTGCACCGTCGTGTGCGGCGTGACGATCGGCGAATTCGCCTTCGTCGCGGCGGGCGCGGTGGTCAATCGCGATGTCAAGCCGTTCGCGCTCATCGCGGGCGTGCCGGGCCATCAGATCGGCTGGATGAGTCGCCATGGCGAGCGGCTGGCGCTGCCCGTGCAGGGAAGCGGCAACGAGACCTGTCCTCACACCGGCGACGTCTATCAACTTACCGACGGCATGCTGACGCTGGCTGCCTAG
- a CDS encoding Gfo/Idh/MocA family protein, which produces MSSDVRNFALIGAAGYIAPRHMAAIKATGNRIVAAMDPNDSVGIIDSHFPESAFFVEFERFDRHIDKLRRKDDGRKVEFVSICSPNYLHDSHIRFALRAGADAICEKPLVVNPWNAEALQDIERESGHKVHTILQLRLHPSIIALRQRVADAVAADPNAMFDIDLTYITSRGAWYFASWKGEDTKSGGIAANIGVHFFDMLLWVFGPAIENNVHLLTWDVGSGVIRFKNANVRWFLSVNAEYLPEAVQAKGQRTYRSITMDGGEIEFSEGFTDLHTDSYRHILNGGGFGLDDALPAIRLVHEIRTAPQLKFASSTHPLAGIARRAAG; this is translated from the coding sequence ATGTCGTCTGACGTTCGGAACTTTGCGCTCATCGGCGCCGCCGGTTATATCGCGCCGCGCCACATGGCCGCGATCAAGGCGACCGGAAACCGGATCGTCGCCGCGATGGACCCGAACGACTCCGTCGGCATCATCGATAGCCATTTTCCTGAAAGCGCGTTCTTCGTCGAATTCGAGCGCTTCGACCGCCACATCGACAAGCTGCGCCGCAAGGACGACGGCCGCAAGGTCGAGTTCGTCTCGATCTGCTCACCCAACTATCTGCACGATTCGCACATCCGCTTCGCGCTGCGCGCCGGCGCCGACGCGATTTGCGAGAAACCGCTGGTCGTCAATCCCTGGAACGCCGAGGCGCTTCAGGACATCGAGCGCGAGAGCGGTCACAAGGTTCACACCATCCTGCAGCTGCGCCTGCACCCGAGCATCATTGCGCTGCGACAGCGCGTGGCGGACGCCGTGGCTGCCGACCCCAATGCGATGTTCGACATTGACCTGACCTACATTACCAGCCGCGGCGCCTGGTATTTCGCGTCGTGGAAAGGCGAGGATACCAAGTCTGGGGGCATCGCCGCGAATATCGGCGTCCACTTCTTCGACATGCTGCTCTGGGTCTTTGGTCCTGCGATCGAGAACAACGTTCATCTGCTGACCTGGGACGTCGGCAGCGGCGTGATCCGCTTCAAGAACGCGAATGTCCGCTGGTTCCTGTCGGTGAATGCCGAGTATCTTCCCGAGGCGGTGCAGGCGAAGGGCCAGCGCACTTATCGCAGCATCACCATGGACGGCGGCGAGATCGAGTTCTCGGAAGGGTTCACCGACCTTCACACCGACAGCTATCGCCACATCCTGAACGGCGGCGGCTTCGGGTTGGACGACGCGCTGCCGGCAATCCGGCTGGTGCATGAGATCCGTACGGCGCCGCAACTCAAGTTCGCCAGTTCGACGCATCCGCTGGCCGGCATCGCGAGACGCGCCGCCGGATGA
- a CDS encoding EpsG family protein encodes MFPYWLLFAVFALGAVSYSLKGRDQNRPSPLLLAAAVLIVLAIGLRLRVGADWQNYVVIFDYVGGMSFGEAMALQDPAYMALNTLAHYLNVDIWLVNLICAMIFTWGLVVFAQQQPNPWLTIAVGVPYLIIVVAMGYTRQATAIGLVMAALMRFEQGRYVRFLFLFILAAAFHKSAVLIMPLIVGASIRHRFVIYSIGAVLAGLLFFLFLETFLASMFANYFDAERSSQGAGIRIAMNILPAILYLVAQDRFAVSEQEKRIWRNFAYASLACFVGLLVMSSSTVVDRFALYLIPLQLFVLGRLPYAYPARSMRNGQLVAFVLVYSASVQVIWLIFAQHAEYWLPYRNYLL; translated from the coding sequence GTGTTCCCTTATTGGCTGTTGTTTGCGGTGTTCGCGCTGGGCGCAGTGTCGTACAGCCTGAAGGGGCGCGACCAAAACAGGCCCTCGCCGCTTTTGCTCGCTGCCGCCGTGCTCATCGTGCTTGCCATCGGCCTGCGCCTGCGTGTCGGCGCCGACTGGCAGAATTACGTCGTAATCTTCGATTATGTGGGCGGGATGTCGTTCGGAGAGGCGATGGCGCTTCAGGATCCGGCGTACATGGCGCTCAATACGCTCGCCCATTACCTGAATGTCGACATCTGGCTGGTCAATCTGATCTGCGCGATGATCTTCACCTGGGGGCTTGTGGTGTTCGCGCAGCAACAGCCCAATCCCTGGCTCACCATCGCGGTTGGCGTCCCCTATCTGATCATCGTCGTCGCCATGGGATACACCCGGCAGGCGACCGCGATCGGGCTGGTCATGGCCGCGCTGATGCGGTTCGAGCAGGGCCGCTATGTCCGTTTCCTGTTCCTGTTCATCCTGGCGGCGGCGTTCCACAAGAGCGCCGTGCTGATCATGCCGCTGATCGTCGGCGCATCGATCCGACACCGCTTCGTGATCTACTCGATTGGCGCGGTCCTCGCTGGGTTGCTGTTCTTCCTGTTTCTCGAGACCTTCCTCGCTTCGATGTTCGCCAACTACTTCGATGCGGAGCGCAGCTCGCAAGGCGCTGGCATCCGAATCGCGATGAACATCCTGCCCGCCATATTGTATCTGGTAGCGCAGGACCGCTTTGCGGTGTCGGAGCAGGAAAAGCGGATCTGGCGCAACTTCGCCTATGCTTCGCTCGCCTGCTTCGTCGGGCTTCTCGTGATGTCCTCCTCGACGGTAGTCGATCGTTTCGCGCTCTATCTGATCCCGTTGCAGTTGTTCGTGCTGGGCCGCCTGCCTTATGCCTATCCCGCCCGCAGCATGCGGAACGGTCAGCTGGTCGCCTTCGTGCTGGTATACTCGGCATCAGTGCAGGTGATCTGGCTGATTTTCGCGCAACATGCGGAATATTGGCTGCCCTATCGCAATTACCTGCTCTGA
- a CDS encoding glycosyltransferase family 4 protein: protein MADKTVVISINGSWNILNFRLGLVRGLQAAGYRVVAIAPRDEYSDRLAEFGIEYFPIEMDPRGTSVLRDLRLFVDYYRLLGKLRPAAFLGYTIKPNVFGSLAARLRGTPTINNIAGLGETFLASGLINRLVRGLYRLALDRATVIFFQNPDDRALFVEKEIVRAERTRLLPGSGVDLSRFQPSARTVSAEQGVTFLFVGRLLHSKGVADLVEAARIVKSRYPNTRVQLLGLIQEGRGAITLETLREWERSGAIEFPGGADDVRPFLTAADCVVLPTFYPEGTPRSLLEAAAAGLPLIASNVPGCREIVEDGANGFLVPPRDPAALAERMTALLELPADARAAMGRRSREKAEQEFDERIVVTRYLEALQEI, encoded by the coding sequence ATGGCCGATAAAACCGTCGTAATTTCCATCAATGGGTCGTGGAATATCCTGAACTTCCGGCTCGGGCTGGTTCGCGGCCTTCAGGCGGCCGGCTACCGGGTCGTCGCCATCGCCCCCCGGGACGAATATTCCGATCGGCTTGCCGAGTTCGGGATCGAGTATTTCCCGATCGAAATGGATCCGCGCGGAACCTCGGTGTTGCGCGATCTGCGGTTGTTCGTCGACTATTATCGCCTGCTGGGCAAACTACGCCCAGCGGCGTTTCTGGGCTACACGATCAAGCCCAATGTCTTCGGATCGCTCGCCGCCCGGTTGCGGGGCACGCCGACGATCAACAACATCGCCGGACTGGGCGAGACATTTCTCGCCAGCGGGCTGATCAACCGCCTCGTTCGCGGTCTATATCGCTTAGCGCTCGACCGGGCGACCGTGATATTCTTCCAGAACCCGGACGACCGAGCGCTGTTCGTCGAGAAGGAGATCGTCCGCGCCGAACGCACCCGGTTGCTTCCCGGATCAGGCGTCGATCTCAGCCGGTTCCAACCCTCTGCGCGCACGGTATCGGCGGAGCAGGGCGTCACCTTCCTCTTCGTCGGTCGGTTGCTCCATTCCAAAGGCGTTGCCGACCTCGTCGAAGCGGCGCGTATCGTGAAGTCCCGTTACCCGAACACGCGCGTGCAACTGCTCGGACTGATCCAGGAGGGCAGGGGTGCGATCACGCTGGAGACGCTTCGCGAATGGGAGCGCAGCGGCGCGATCGAGTTCCCCGGCGGTGCAGATGATGTCCGGCCATTCCTCACGGCCGCCGATTGCGTCGTTCTCCCCACCTTCTATCCCGAGGGGACGCCACGCTCGCTGCTCGAGGCGGCAGCGGCCGGCCTGCCGCTGATCGCCTCGAACGTTCCGGGCTGCCGCGAGATCGTGGAGGACGGCGCCAATGGTTTCCTCGTCCCGCCGCGCGACCCCGCCGCGCTCGCCGAGCGCATGACGGCATTGCTCGAACTGCCTGCCGATGCGCGCGCGGCGATGGGCCGCCGAAGCCGTGAGAAAGCCGAGCAGGAGTTCGACGAACGGATCGTCGTCACCCGCTACCTAGAGGCGTTGCAGGAAATCTGA
- a CDS encoding O-antigen ligase family protein produces the protein MRRADASSRRPRRRIPGDASRHHSGPRAASSRKHALIMRQLSVPAYLMACLLLGGASAAGYMANLTLQLAAILVLYIALFWRRRGPISPPSRQLLVLAALFVGLFLIQIVPLPPALWTSLPGREPILRGFELLGVPAPWLPISLNAQHTLASLFWMLPALAVLLGITLLGGYKASYLAWTILAVAAVSVAVGGIQVAGGENSPWYLYQITNRGVAVGFFSNANHLATMLLAAIPLLTAVVLSERGRGKNTARSSGIAVIGAAVFLVIALGLILNRSLAGWGLALPVLGASLLLFLSHRRKLPKWALGGAAIAAVGGVALVLTAPLGNNLTTDEARTSSTSRYASFGRTLSATPEYLPTGSGIGTFVDVYRSREDPSQITRFYMNHAHSDLLEVLLETGLFGAALLLLFLIWWTRRVFAIWHDAESDSFTKAATIVSATVMAHSLVDYPLRTVAISAIFAMSIALMAEPRAHSRRSKAKTESDVRHLSAD, from the coding sequence TTGCGGCGCGCAGATGCTTCGTCTCGAAGGCCGCGCCGGCGAATTCCCGGCGACGCAAGCCGTCACCATTCCGGCCCTCGCGCTGCGTCGTCTCGAAAGCACGCACTGATTATGCGTCAACTCTCCGTCCCCGCCTATCTGATGGCCTGCCTGCTGCTGGGAGGCGCGAGCGCCGCCGGCTACATGGCCAATCTGACGCTGCAGTTGGCTGCGATTCTCGTCCTTTACATCGCCCTGTTCTGGCGCCGGCGCGGCCCGATCTCGCCGCCAAGCCGGCAGCTCCTGGTCCTCGCGGCCCTTTTCGTGGGGCTTTTTCTGATCCAGATCGTGCCGCTGCCGCCGGCGCTTTGGACGTCGCTGCCGGGCCGCGAACCGATCCTGCGCGGCTTCGAGCTTCTCGGCGTGCCTGCGCCGTGGCTGCCGATCTCGCTAAATGCCCAGCATACGCTGGCATCGCTGTTCTGGATGCTGCCGGCGCTGGCGGTGCTGCTGGGGATCACATTGCTGGGCGGATACAAGGCCAGCTATCTTGCCTGGACGATATTGGCCGTGGCGGCAGTCTCCGTCGCAGTCGGCGGGATTCAGGTCGCGGGCGGCGAAAACAGCCCCTGGTATTTGTATCAGATCACCAACCGCGGCGTGGCGGTGGGCTTCTTTTCGAACGCCAACCACCTTGCCACGATGCTGCTGGCCGCCATTCCCCTGCTCACCGCCGTCGTCCTGTCCGAGCGCGGCCGGGGGAAGAACACTGCGCGAAGCTCGGGCATCGCTGTGATCGGTGCCGCGGTCTTCCTCGTCATCGCGCTCGGCCTGATCCTGAACCGCTCGCTCGCCGGATGGGGCCTTGCCCTTCCGGTACTCGGCGCGAGCCTCCTCCTGTTCCTCAGCCATCGCCGCAAGCTGCCGAAATGGGCGCTGGGCGGAGCCGCGATCGCGGCGGTCGGCGGCGTCGCGCTGGTGCTGACGGCGCCGCTCGGCAATAACCTGACTACGGACGAGGCGCGCACCAGTTCGACGTCACGCTACGCCTCGTTCGGCCGGACGCTGTCGGCGACCCCTGAATATCTTCCGACGGGCTCAGGAATCGGGACATTCGTCGACGTGTATCGCAGCCGCGAAGATCCGTCGCAGATCACCCGCTTCTACATGAACCACGCGCACAGCGACTTGCTGGAAGTTCTCCTGGAGACCGGCCTTTTCGGCGCGGCGCTGCTGCTGCTGTTCCTGATCTGGTGGACGCGGCGGGTCTTCGCGATCTGGCACGACGCGGAATCGGATTCGTTCACCAAGGCTGCTACAATCGTCTCCGCGACGGTGATGGCACACAGCCTGGTCGATTATCCGCTGCGCACCGTCGCGATCTCGGCGATTTTCGCGATGTCGATCGCGCTCATGGCCGAACCCCGCGCGCACTCGCGGCGATCGAAGGCAAAGACCGAATCCGATGTCCGCCATCTTTCGGCGGACTGA
- a CDS encoding polysaccharide biosynthesis tyrosine autokinase: protein MGKNDLEPRGVAAVWPLTQQPRNQDALLGLNRTEGSDLNLAALWRIAWTWRWLLLGAVAAGIAGGVIFTLLTTPLYRSEAVIEINPPSVEVMDGGKAGPVAQNDQAFVQTQSGLLRSRSLAARVVQDLNLASNEALVPDPNADRATRQRIATNLLNANLKVESDERSRLIKISYSSADPQLAAKIVNGFADSYIRTSLERRYQASSYARDFLQKQIGTVRRELETSERQLVAYAQQQGIIRTGAGESATSDTASLTGTSLVELNKALADAETKRIAAEQAYRESTASSATVEISERTADLRNQRAKLESDYREKATIFRPDYPELQSLKARITAIDEAIRTEAGSVRAGQSGTRRADYQAALSTENTLRSRVEQLRGQVLDLRGRSIQYTILQRDVDTNRSLYEALLQRYKEIGVAGGVGVSNASVVDRGDVPSSPYKPNLMVNLLLGMLIGAGIGLGTALAVEFINDTIKTPDDVRDDLELAFLGGIPVSKGKRPTEALREANSPISEAYFSAAMSLQFTTDGGVPRVLLVTSTRPAEGKSTSTWALAQHFARLGRRVLLIDADMRKPAFVTGREKEDGLSNLLTTHDLLNNHVQQTDVEGLWLLPCGPIPPNPAELLSSPRLRAILAEATSAFDMVVIDGPPILGLADSPLLSTVCQATLMVVEAGKTRTRAAVEALNRIRSSGGNVVGALLTRYRHEATGYGYNYEAYSYRSVENRNREIRAIGGRAE, encoded by the coding sequence ATGGGTAAGAACGATCTGGAGCCCCGGGGTGTGGCGGCGGTCTGGCCGCTAACGCAGCAGCCCCGCAACCAGGACGCGCTGCTCGGCCTCAACCGGACCGAGGGCTCGGATCTGAACCTGGCCGCGCTGTGGCGGATCGCCTGGACGTGGCGCTGGCTGCTCCTTGGCGCCGTTGCGGCCGGAATAGCCGGCGGTGTGATCTTCACGCTGCTGACGACGCCGCTGTACCGGTCCGAAGCGGTGATCGAGATCAACCCGCCTTCGGTGGAGGTGATGGACGGCGGCAAGGCTGGCCCGGTTGCGCAGAACGATCAGGCTTTCGTGCAGACGCAAAGCGGCCTCCTTCGCAGCCGGTCGCTTGCCGCACGCGTGGTTCAGGATCTCAATCTCGCCTCCAACGAAGCGCTGGTGCCAGACCCGAATGCCGATCGCGCAACGCGTCAGCGTATCGCCACCAACCTGCTCAATGCCAATCTGAAGGTTGAATCGGACGAGCGCAGCCGGTTGATCAAGATTTCCTATTCGTCGGCAGATCCGCAGCTCGCCGCGAAGATCGTGAACGGTTTCGCCGACAGCTACATCCGCACCAGCCTCGAGCGGCGCTACCAGGCATCGTCCTATGCGCGCGATTTCCTGCAGAAGCAGATCGGCACCGTGCGCCGCGAGCTGGAGACGTCGGAGCGCCAACTCGTTGCCTATGCGCAGCAGCAGGGCATCATCCGCACCGGCGCCGGAGAAAGTGCAACGAGCGACACCGCCTCGCTCACGGGGACATCGCTGGTCGAGCTGAACAAGGCGCTCGCGGATGCGGAGACCAAGCGTATCGCCGCCGAACAGGCCTATCGGGAATCGACTGCCTCGAGCGCGACCGTCGAGATTTCCGAACGTACCGCCGACCTTCGTAACCAGCGTGCGAAGCTCGAAAGCGACTATCGCGAGAAGGCCACGATCTTCCGGCCGGATTACCCCGAGCTGCAAAGCCTGAAGGCCCGCATCACTGCGATCGACGAAGCGATCCGCACCGAGGCGGGAAGCGTGCGCGCCGGCCAGTCCGGCACACGCCGCGCCGATTATCAGGCCGCATTGTCGACCGAGAACACGCTTCGCTCGCGCGTCGAACAGCTCCGTGGTCAGGTCCTCGACCTTCGCGGCCGCAGCATTCAATATACGATCCTGCAGCGCGACGTAGACACCAACCGTTCGCTCTACGAAGCACTTCTGCAGCGCTACAAGGAAATCGGCGTCGCCGGCGGCGTCGGCGTCAGCAATGCCTCCGTGGTCGACAGGGGCGATGTTCCCTCGTCGCCGTACAAGCCGAATCTCATGGTCAATCTGCTGCTGGGCATGCTCATCGGCGCCGGTATCGGCCTGGGCACGGCGTTGGCGGTGGAGTTCATCAACGATACCATCAAGACGCCCGACGATGTCCGCGACGATCTGGAACTCGCCTTCCTCGGCGGGATCCCGGTATCCAAGGGCAAGCGCCCAACCGAGGCCCTGCGCGAAGCGAATTCGCCGATTTCGGAAGCGTATTTCTCTGCCGCGATGTCGCTCCAGTTCACTACGGACGGCGGAGTCCCGCGCGTCCTGCTCGTGACGAGTACCCGCCCGGCAGAGGGTAAATCGACCTCGACCTGGGCGCTCGCCCAGCATTTCGCCCGGTTGGGTCGTCGGGTGCTGCTCATCGATGCGGACATGCGCAAACCGGCATTCGTAACGGGACGCGAGAAGGAAGATGGTCTTTCCAACCTGTTGACGACCCACGATCTTCTCAACAACCACGTCCAGCAGACGGACGTCGAGGGCCTCTGGCTGCTGCCCTGCGGCCCGATCCCGCCGAACCCGGCCGAACTGCTGTCGTCACCGCGACTGCGCGCCATCCTGGCCGAAGCCACGAGCGCTTTCGATATGGTCGTGATCGACGGCCCGCCGATCCTCGGGCTTGCGGACTCCCCCCTGCTTTCGACGGTCTGCCAGGCGACGCTGATGGTTGTGGAAGCTGGGAAGACGCGGACGCGGGCAGCTGTCGAAGCGCTGAATCGCATCCGTTCGTCGGGCGGCAATGTGGTCGGCGCACTGCTCACCCGCTATCGCCATGAGGCGACGGGCTATGGCTATAATTACGAAGCCTATAGCTATCGCTCGGTCGAAAATCGCAACCGCGAGATTCGCGCAATCGGTGGCCGTGCGGAGTAA
- a CDS encoding polysaccharide biosynthesis/export family protein, translating to MSVRAAKPVAMIACVLFSALLAGCNTRGGPVPYDVADFGPPDQPKMSTGADYRLSAGDTLSIIVFRVEELSRDYQVDPVGNIAIPLIGAVPVAGHTTAEIKQTVVAKLNERYLRDPDVTVVVKEAAARVVTIDGSVKLPGAYPATGDLTLLKAVALARGVDKDANPKRVAIFRTVEGKRMAAAFDLTMIRRGEAADPQVFSGDIVVVDGSGSQSVFRDLLATLPVVALFRPF from the coding sequence ATGAGCGTTCGAGCAGCCAAACCGGTCGCGATGATTGCATGCGTGCTTTTCAGTGCGCTGCTGGCGGGGTGCAACACCCGCGGCGGGCCCGTGCCCTATGACGTCGCCGATTTCGGCCCTCCCGATCAGCCCAAGATGTCGACGGGCGCCGATTATCGCCTCTCTGCAGGCGACACGCTTTCGATCATCGTGTTCCGCGTGGAAGAGCTTTCGCGGGACTATCAGGTCGATCCGGTCGGCAATATCGCGATCCCGCTGATCGGCGCGGTTCCCGTGGCCGGGCACACGACCGCGGAGATCAAGCAGACCGTCGTCGCCAAGTTGAACGAGCGCTATTTGCGCGATCCGGACGTGACTGTCGTGGTCAAGGAGGCCGCGGCACGCGTCGTGACGATCGACGGGTCGGTCAAACTGCCCGGCGCATATCCTGCGACGGGCGACCTCACGCTGCTCAAGGCCGTCGCGCTGGCGCGGGGCGTCGATAAGGACGCCAATCCCAAGCGCGTGGCGATTTTCCGCACCGTCGAAGGCAAGCGGATGGCGGCAGCGTTCGACCTCACCATGATTCGCCGCGGTGAAGCAGCGGATCCGCAAGTGTTCAGCGGCGACATCGTCGTGGTCGACGGATCGGGCTCGCAATCGGTGTTCCGCGATCTTCTCGCCACGCTGCCGGTCGTCGCCCTTTTCCGGCCCTTTTAA